In one Capricornis sumatraensis isolate serow.1 chromosome 1, serow.2, whole genome shotgun sequence genomic region, the following are encoded:
- the SPOUT1 gene encoding putative methyltransferase C9orf114 homolog produces MAERARKGPYGPGEHGQRVEWRKWKQQKKEEKKKWKDLKMTKKLERQRAQEEQAKRQQEEEAAAQSEERGRHYTLSVALPGSILDNAQSLELRTYLAGQIARACAIFCVDEIVVFDEEGQDAKTVEGEFRGVGKKGQACVQLARILQYLECPQYLRKAFFPKHQDLQFAGLLNPLDSPHHMRQDEESEFREGVVVDRPTRPGQGSFVNCGMKKEVKIDKNLEPGLRVTVRLNQNQLPESKTYRGKVVSSQDPRTKAGLYWGYTVRLASCLSAVFAEAPFQDGYDLTIGTSERGSDVASAQFPNFRHALVVFGGLQGLEAGVDADPNLEVAEPSVLFDLYVNTCPNQGSRTIRTEEAILISLAALQPGLSQAGARPS; encoded by the exons ATGGCGGAGCGCGCGAGGAAGGGGCCGTATGGTCCG ggtgaaCATGGCCAAAGGGTGGAGTGGCGGAAGTGGAAGCAACAGA aaaaagaggagaaaaagaagtggAAGGATCTCAAGATGACAAAGAAACTGGAGCGGCAGCGAGCGCAGGAGGAACAGGCAAAGCGCCAACAGGAGGAAGAGGCAGCTGCCCAGAGCGAGGAGAGGG GGCGGCACTACACCCTGAGTGTGGCCCTGCCAGGCTCTATCCTGGACAATGCCCAGTCACTGGAGCTTCGCACCTACCTGGCTGGCCAGATCGCCAGAGCCTGCGCCATCTTCTGTGTGGATGAGATCGTGGTGTTCGATGAAGAAGGCCAAGATGCCAA GACTGTGGAGGGGGAATTCAGGGGAGTCGGCAAGAAGGGGCAGGCGTGCGTGCAGCTGGCCCGAATACTGCAATACCTGGAGTGTCCACA GTACCTGAGAAAGGCCTTCTTCCCCAAGCATCAGGATCTGCAGTTTGCAG GGCTCCTGAACCCCTTGGACAGCCCTCACCACATGCGTCAGGATGAGGAATCTGAGTTCCGAGAGGGTGTTGTGGTGGACCGGCCCACGCGGCCTGGCCAGGGCTCCTTTGTCAACTGTGGCATGAAGAAG GAGGTGAAGATTGACAAGAACTTGGAGCCTGGACTTCGGGTGACGGTGCGGCTCAACCAGAACCAGCTCCCAG AAAGTAAGACCTACCGGGGGAAAGTCGTGTCGTCGCAGGACCCTCGGACCAAAGCTGGTCTCTACTGGGGCTACACAGTCCGCCTGGCCTCCTGCCTCA GTGCTGTGTTTGCTGAGGCCCCCTTTCAGGACGGCTATGATCTGACCATCGGGACATCAGAGCGAGGCTCAGATGTGGCCTCCGCCCAGTTTCCCAACTTCAG GCACGCTCTCGTCGTGTTTGGGGGCCTCCAGGGGCTGGAAGCTGGAGTGGATGCCGACCCCAACCTGGAGGTGGCTGAACCCAGCGTCCTCTTCGACCTGTACGTCAACACCTGCCCCAACCAGGGCAGCCGCACCATCCGCACAGAG GaggccatcctcatctccctggCTGCCCTGCAGCCTGGCCTCTCCCAGGCAGGTGCCCGGCCCAGCTGA
- the ENDOG gene encoding endonuclease G, mitochondrial: MQLLRAGLTLALGAGLGAAAEGWRRQWADARATPGLLSRLPVLPVAAAAGLPAVPGAPAGGGPGELAKYGLPGVAQLKSRASYVLCYDPRTRGALWVVEQLRPEGLRGDGDRSSCDFHEDDSVHAYHRATNADYRGSGFDRGHLAAAANHRWSQKAMDDTFYLSNVAPQVPHLNQNAWNNLEKYSRSLTRTYQNVYVCTGPLFLPRTEADGKSYVKYQVIGKNHVAVPTHFFKVLILEAAGGQIELRSYVMPNAPVDEAIPLERFLVPIESIERASGLLFVPNILARAGSLKAITAGSK; encoded by the exons ATGCAGTTGCTTCGCGCAGGCTTGACTCTGGCCCTGGGCGCAGGGCTGGGTGCAGCTGCCGAGGGCTGGCGGCGGCAGTGGGCCGACGCGCGGGCGACGCCGGGGCTGCTGAGCCGGCTGCCGGTGCTGccagtggcggcggcggcggggcttCCCGCGGTGCCCGGGGCTCCCGCGGGTGGCGGCCCGGGCGAGTTGGCCAAGTACGGGCTGCCCGGGGTGGCGCAACTCAAGAGCCGCGCGTCGTACGTGCTGTGTTACGACCCGCGCACCCGCGGCGCGCTCTGGGTGGTCGAGCAGCTGCGGCCCGAGGGGCTCCGCGGCGACGGCGACCGCAGCTCCTGTGACTTCCACGAGGACGACTCGGTGCATGCGTACCACCGCGCCACCAACGCCGACTACCGCGGCAGCGGCTTCGACCGCGGCCACCTTGCTGCCGCGGCCAACCACCGCTGGAGCCAGAAAGCAATGGACGACACCTTCTACCTGAGCAACGTCGCGCCCCAG GTGCCCCACCTCAACCAGAATGCCTGGAACAACTTGGAAAAGTACAGCCGCAGTCTGACCCGCACCTACCAAAATGTCTATGTCTGCACGGGGCCACTCTTCCTGCCCAG GACGGAGGCTGATGGGAAGTCCTATGTGAAGTACCAAGTCATTGGCAAGAACCACGTGGCGGTGCCCACCCACTTCTTCAAGGTGCTGATCCTGGAGGCGGCAGGTGGGCAGATCGAACTCCGCTCCTATGTGATGCCCAATGCGCCAGTGGATGAGGCAATCCCGCTGGAGCGCTTCCTGGTGCCCATCGAGAGCATTGAGCGGGCCTCGGGGCTGCTCTTTGTGCCAAACATCCTGGCACGGGCGGGCAGTCTGAAGGCCATCACTGCAGGCAGCAAGTAA